One segment of Pandoraea pnomenusa DNA contains the following:
- the rplC gene encoding 50S ribosomal protein L3, whose product MSLGLAGRKVGMTRIFTEDGDSIPVTVIDVSNNRVTQIKTDETDGYTAVQVTFGKRRATRVTKAAAGHFAKAGVEAGEILKEFRVDAAKAAELKVGDVVSTDLFQVGQKVDVQGVSIGKGYAGTIKRYNFGSGRASHGNSRSHNVPGSIGMAQDPGRVFPGKRMTGHLGDVTTTVQNLVIARIDAERGLIFVKGAIPGANEGKVFVTSAVKAKLAKGA is encoded by the coding sequence ATGAGCCTTGGCCTTGCCGGTCGCAAGGTTGGCATGACGCGTATTTTCACGGAAGACGGTGATTCGATCCCCGTTACCGTGATCGACGTGTCTAACAACCGTGTGACGCAAATCAAGACGGATGAAACGGACGGCTACACCGCCGTTCAAGTCACTTTCGGTAAGCGTCGCGCCACGCGCGTGACCAAAGCCGCCGCTGGCCACTTCGCGAAAGCGGGTGTCGAAGCCGGTGAAATCCTCAAAGAGTTCCGCGTTGACGCCGCCAAAGCTGCAGAGCTGAAGGTGGGCGACGTTGTGAGCACCGATCTGTTCCAGGTGGGCCAGAAGGTCGACGTGCAAGGCGTGTCGATCGGTAAGGGCTACGCCGGTACCATCAAGCGTTACAACTTCGGTTCGGGCCGCGCATCGCACGGTAACTCGCGTTCGCACAACGTTCCGGGTTCGATCGGTATGGCGCAGGATCCGGGTCGTGTGTTCCCGGGTAAGCGCATGACGGGTCACCTGGGTGACGTTACGACCACGGTGCAGAATCTCGTGATCGCGCGTATTGACGCTGAACGTGGCCTGATCTTCGTGAAGGGTGCCATTCCTGGCGCCAACGAAGGCAAGGTTTTCGTGACCTCGGCTGTCAAGGCCAAACTCGCGAAGGGAGCGTAA
- the rplD gene encoding 50S ribosomal protein L4, which yields MELKLLNEQGQEGAAVNASDVVFGRDYNEALIHQVVVAYQANARSGNRAQKDREQVKHTTKKPWRQKGTGRARAGMSSSPLWRGGGRIFPNSPEENFTHKVNKKMYRAGVCSILSQLAREGRLSVVEDIKLDAPKTKLLAEKIKAMGLESVLLITDSVDENLFLASRNLAHVAVTEPRFADPLSLIYFKKVLLTKGAIAKIEEMLS from the coding sequence ATGGAACTGAAGCTCCTGAATGAGCAAGGTCAGGAAGGCGCTGCTGTCAACGCGTCGGACGTCGTGTTCGGCCGTGACTACAACGAAGCGCTGATCCATCAGGTCGTGGTGGCTTACCAAGCCAACGCCCGTAGCGGCAATCGTGCGCAGAAAGACCGTGAACAGGTCAAGCACACGACGAAGAAGCCGTGGCGTCAGAAGGGTACGGGCCGTGCTCGTGCCGGTATGTCGTCGAGCCCGCTGTGGCGCGGCGGTGGCCGTATCTTCCCGAATTCGCCGGAAGAGAACTTCACCCACAAGGTCAACAAGAAGATGTACCGCGCCGGTGTGTGCTCGATTCTGTCGCAGCTCGCCCGTGAAGGTCGTCTGTCGGTCGTCGAGGACATCAAGCTGGATGCTCCGAAGACCAAACTGCTCGCTGAAAAGATCAAGGCCATGGGTCTTGAGTCGGTGCTGCTGATCACGGATAGCGTGGACGAGAACCTGTTCCTGGCCTCGCGCAATCTGGCTCACGTTGCCGTCACCGAGCCGCGTTTCGCCGACCCGCTGTCGCTCATCTACT